The Quercus robur chromosome 3, dhQueRobu3.1, whole genome shotgun sequence DNA segment acccagccaaggccacagccaTAGCAACCATGAAGTCGCCTACCATgatgaaagaattgaagagtTTCTTGGGGAAAGTCTCGTACATTTGGAGACTTATCCCTGGTTTAGCATCAATCACTTTGGTCTTTGCCAGATTACTCAAGAAGGGGCAAAACTTTGAGTGGGGAGAAACATAGCAGACAGCCTTCAGAAGGTTACAACAAATTATGATGAACCTTCCTACAGTGCAAGCTCCGATCCGCAAAAGGCCACTACTACTCCACTTGGCCACCAAATTGTATGCCATAGGCGCGTTGATTGCCTAAGAAGGTGGAAGCGATGTTGAGCAACCAGTCTACTACATTAATCGTGCCTTGAAAGATGTGGAGGCTTTCTATCCAAAAGCAGAAAAAGCATGCTTGACAATAGTATATGCTTCATAGAGGCTTCGCCATTACTTCCTAGCCTACGAGGTATGGCTGATGATGAAGTCCCACGCAATCAAAACTCTGTTACGGCAGCCAATCCTCTTCGAAAGGATATCCCAATTGTTACTACAGTTGTCACAATATGATTTGAAGGCAGGAACACCCAAAGCAGCAAAAATTCAAGCCAAAACAAACTTGTTGGCGCAATTCACTTGAGAAGAGGAATTCCAGCAGGACGAGGAGGTTCCAGGGGAGGTGGCCATAGCAGCAGTAATCAGGGAGCAGTGGATAATGAAATTTAATAGGTCCTCAACTACCCACTCAGGAGGCGTGGGAATAGTTCTATATCATAAGAAGGACGAGACCATCTTAAAAAGGATGAGGCTTATCTCACTGGGCTAGCTACGACCCTCAAAATGGGAGTCAAGCATTTAAAAGTAATTAGTGATTTGAACCTAGTGGTCTGCCAGACCAAAGGAAGCTTCTCGTTGAAGGAACCTAGCTTAGCCCTGTACAGGACAATGGCCCAGAAGATGGAGGAAAAGTTTTCAACATTTGAGATAAAGCATGCTCTGAGGAGCGAAAGTTGGTATGCAGACGCATTGGCCGCATTAGGATCACAAATAGTGTTTGAAGGAAGTAGCACCAAGATAGAAGTCAGCAAACAAAAGGAGTCCATTATTGAAATGCTGAACGAGAGATTCCAAGAAGAAAGATGTGAAGAGGATTGGAGAATTCCCATAAAAGAAGCTTTgatcaaagaagaagatatgACAGAATTGAAGGCCTTGAAAGACTACACCTTGGTAAAAGGGGAATTGTACCACAGAATGCCGACAGGAATCCTATCAAGATGTATGGGGCAAGAGAAGGCCCAAAGAAAGCTAAAGGAAGTACATGACAGAACCTGCGAGTTCTGCAAAGAAGTCAGCCTTTACCGTAGACTTCAAAGGACAAGTTTCTATTGGCCAAGCATGGGCAAGGATGCGGACCAAGTCTAGACCCAATGCGAGGCCTATCAGCTTGCAGTAGATAGAGAGGAAAGCTATGTTGTCTTTATCGGTGAGGATTGGAGGAACCCGTTCGTGCAGTACCTAGCAAAAGGCATCCTGTCGTAGAAGCATAGTGAAAAATACAAGCTTAAGAGGTTGGCAACGCATTACTTTTTGCATGACGGAGTCCTTTTTAAAAAAGGGTATGATGGAGATCCGTTACGATGTTTAGGTCCTGAAGAAGCAAAGGAAATGATAAAGGAGGTACACACAGGAGAATGTAGGGAGCACCAAGGGAAGAAAAAGTTATACAAATGCCTTCTACAGATGGGTtattattggcccaccatgaAGAAGGACACAGCAGAATTTGTGAAGAAATGCCACAGTTGCCAAGTACAAGCCAACCTGATTCACACTCACCCACATAATTTACATAGCTTGGTCACCCTATGGCCCTTCCACACTTAAGGGCTTGATTTAGTGGGACTAGTTAATCCACCATCACATGGGTACATATGGATCCTAGTGGCTATGGAGTATTTTACCAAGTAGGTCGAAACAATACCACTCCGTAAAGCCATGGAAGGGGCAATGGCAAATTTTGTCAAGGAAAACGTAATTGTTAGGTTCGAAGTACCCCACAGGATCATCAGTAACAATGGTAGCACACCCTTTGTCAACAGCAATGTGAGAAAGATGCTAGAGTTTTACTAGATCAAACACCATCGGTCATCGTCCTATTACCCTTAAGGGAATAGGCAAGCAGAGGCAACAAACAAGGCACTTATAAAGATCATCAGTAAAATGAGCCAGGAGTATACTGGGGGATGGGCGACACACTTGTTAGACGCCCTTTGGGATTACCGAAACTCACCAAAGTCAGCCACAGAGTTTTCACCATTCTTTTTAGTCTATGGAACAGAGGTGATGAGCCCAGTAGAAGTAATGACTCCCTCTTTGAGAGTCATGTAAATgcggaagaaagaaaaggagaaataattttttgcAGCAGAAATGAGTGAAGACCTAGAGGGGCTAGATGAGAAAAGGGAAGAGGCTCAAGAACGCAGCcacaaatacaaacaaagaATGACTGAAACTTATGGTAGGATGACTAGAGAAAGAATGTTCTCAGCAACTTGTGCTAAAGGCAGCGGACCATGTGCGACAAGGTATGACAGGACCATCTAAGTTCTCACCAAAATagggaccccttgtgataaaagAGGCACATGCAAGTGGGTATTATCGTTTTGCCCAGATGGATGACAAAGATCTAATGGACCCCATCAATGGCAAGTGGTTAAAATGATACTatgcttaaaaataaataaataaataaaagatcaCATAGTTATCCCTTTTGTTTAGTTagttccatgtttttttttcctttcctccaAGTGACTATGTCACAAGGCAATATTGTAGCATACTTTTATTCAAAATGTAATGAAAAACTATGAAGTATTAGAAAGCATATTAAATCATAGTCATAGTAATAGCAAAAGCAGTAGTAAGTGTAGTATCATAGCTTACAAACCCAAACTATAGTAGTCAAGTCAGACTTGCCAAATAAGTACTGTAGAAAATATAAAGTGTACTAGATAGGGAAATAAGGGAAAGgaaacaaaagggaaactaCATAATCTCAACGAAGTCCAGAAATGAGAGCCTAATCTCCAAAATGACTGGATCCAACAACACTAGAAAGAAGGCGCTCACGACGTCCCTCCAAGTCTGCCACCTCTTTCTTCAAAGCCTCAATGCGTGTATCAATGGCATCCACAGCAGGCTGAACCTTCTTCATGAAGAAGGCTCAGGCAATCTCATGTAAGTGGTCCAACATGAACTCTACAGCAAAGCCCACCTAATCAACTCTTGGACCGCAACCTTCCACTGCAAGATCCTCTCAGCGGAAACGGTGTCAACAAAGTTGTGCTCAATATCGCTCATCACACATCCCAATAGCTTCAAGAAATGCTCCCTCGCGGAATGATCAAAAAGAAACCCTTGCATAAAGTTTTCGAGGTTGCTATAGACTACCTCCAAATGGGAAAAGCACTCCTCGGAAACCCAGAAGCTATGGAAATCAACATAAGGAGACCTAGCACCCCAGAAGTCTGCAGGATCAAGATCATTAACCTCGGGTTGGTCAAAGCGAGTGAAAAAGGCTGGAGCCTTGCTCACAGGGTCTAGAACTGTGGCAAAACTGTTGCCCACCTCAAACTAAGAAGGTGTAGTAAGAATCGGACCTGAAAGAAGATATGGAATGCAATATAAGGAATCCATGAAATGAAGAGAACAAATTTATAATGAAGATAAGGATGAAGATGGAAGAAAGAAGACATACTAGGACCCGTAGGAATTGGGGTTGTGGGTGTGGAAATAGGTGTTGTAGGTGTGGCAGAAACAGGTGTTGTAGGTTTGGCAAATACAGGTGCTGTAGGTGTGGCAAAAACAAGAGCCACGGGTGCAGCAGGATTGGGGGTTGTAGGCATCGAGATGTCTGTTACAGTCTCAGACTCCTCAGGAATATCTGTGATTAGAGGAATGAAcatgcataataaataaatagtgcgCCAGAAAGTTATGCagatatatatatgaagaaaaagagaagagatcGCAACGATAAAGGATGGGAGAGAAAGCCTAAAAAGTTTAAGGGATACATATCTATAGCCTCAGTCTCGTGCTCATTACTGTCCTCCTCATTGGAATCAGAGACCCTCTTCTTTATGGTAggctcatcatcaaaatcctcAAGAATCTCCTCAGATCCCTCATCAAAAGACAGATCTACATCAAGCCACTAGAGAAGAGCCATCCTTCATAGCCTAAGATAAAGCCATAAAAAGATCACTAGTCGAGATAACAAGAGGTGTAGCAGGGGAGGCAATCTCAGTCTAGGAAGCAGTTGAAGGAGTAACTCCCTTCTGGGGAGTAGGAGTCTCGACAGGAATGAAAGTAGGCTCACTGACCCCCTTTGTCTGGGCACCCTCCTCTATAGGTCCAGGCTCGGTGGAAGGGATAAGGGTCTCAAAAGGAACCCCCTGTGCAGCAGTAGTAGCAGCAGAAGCCATGGTCTCAACCACCACATTGGCCCCATCGAAGAAACCCTCCATGGGTGTGCCTATGGCAGCAGAAACCTCCTTAGTCGTAGGGTGATAGATGGAAATGGGCTCGAGCTCAGCTTAAAGAAcgcaaaataaaagagaaaggaaTACATGATTAGTGGAGatgcatacatatatatacaaaaagaaaaggagagagagaaacggGGCACATGATGACACATGGCAACGAGAACACGTGCAAAAGGCGAAAAAGAAAGACATACCTCCACCTATCAAATAATATGGGGCGGGTAGCAGAAGTATCCTCCTTGTGCTTagactaccaaaaaaaaagggacaaaagGAAGGAAATAAGTAAACATGTGTATGGGGTTAGCCGCAAAAAAGCcctataaataagaaaaaataaagagaaagaaaaattagagaTAACATACTCTTCTCTCAGAGGTGGCAGACAAAGGAGGGGGAGATGTCTTCCTCTTGCTGCCTCGGGTCCTGCTAGAAGGAGGAGCATCAGCAGATGGCCGCGAAGTAGCAGGCCTAGACTTGCCTGCAATAGGGTGCCTGCTGGAATGGGTATGAGCAAAAGGAGAATGATAACTCTCCAAGACTATACTACCTATAGAAGAAAGGCCGCCCTTAAAAGGGACAATGTCTGAACAAGTCTTGGAGGAGTCATCACCTTTCTTGGCAGACCTAGGCTTGGCGGACCAAGACTCGGAGCCCTTCTTCGCGGGAATGGGGAGGTTCGTCACCTTCACTCTTTTCTCCCAACTTGTGGGGAAATCACCAGCATGCCAGAACCACCCTTTCTCCTCCGCATCCCACTCAAATATAACAAACCGACTCTGCTTCCTAGCATAGCCACCACAGACTTGGTGGGGAGAAGAAATCGATGATTGGCAAAAATGACTGCATTAAGGCCATCAGGAGGAATGGGAGA contains these protein-coding regions:
- the LOC126719628 gene encoding uncharacterized protein LOC126719628; this translates as MAQKMEEKFSTFEIKHALRSESWYADALAALGSQIVFEGSSTKIEVSKQKESIIEMLNERFQEERCEEDWRIPIKEALIKEEDMTELKALKDYTLVKGELYHRMPTGILSRCMGQEKAQRKLKEVHDRTCEFCKEVSLYRRLQRTSFYWPSMGKDADQV